From a region of the Triticum aestivum cultivar Chinese Spring chromosome 7D, IWGSC CS RefSeq v2.1, whole genome shotgun sequence genome:
- the LOC123169235 gene encoding uncharacterized protein, whose amino-acid sequence METLPEDVVAEILVRVAGVAALFRCAATCKRWRRLIADASFLFRRWPEGALHPSFLLGVLVTPLPREERPARIISAPAPSFALVPWSPLGDRYRFLGHYIRGLPKDGRLHTVPLTARRGLLLNHIVELVYPNNLTIEGSFSLALCDPLAGVGRVLPPLKYNGKFTMVGYTILTDLDCCSGKRRWPIYSVSFKVLIISVDEGQPGYNLHVFMPAEWSWSTPRQFFGTLEHGVHVAPQQANAVVCQGAAHWLFRRTSSFYTLSVCAKTAHMSLTRLPITPNQTDLNLYSEPMLSVTNDGMLSLLRLYRKFTMLEIWTCQGDYKSEDDNVDRWYRTKMIKLKRPTQIKIDLVRCLCIGEMSGKLLVNDNQGCVYIADLQTGAMETVTEWFRGSVRSAIPFEMDWPAYFMSKLAGGRIKRTKLGGAIQKIAKSFWGLVVVSVIFGPIAMRWAWA is encoded by the coding sequence ATGGAGACGCTGCCGGAGGACGTGGTCGCCGAGATCCTGGTGCGCGTGGCGGGCGTCGCCGCCCTCTTCCGCTGTGCCGCGACGTGCAAGCGGTGGCGCCGCCTCATCGCCGACGCCTCTTTCCTCTTCCGCCGCTGGCCGGAGGGCGCGCTCCACCCGTCCTTCCTCCTCGGCGTCCTCGTCACACCACTGCCCCGTGAAGAACGACCAGCACGAATCATCTCTGCGCCCGCGCCGTCGTTCGCCCTGGTGCCATGGTCGCCCCTCGGAGACCGCTACCGCTTCCTCGGGCATTACATCCGCGGCCTTCCCAAGGATGGTCGCTTGCACACGGTGCCGCTCACCGCGCGTCGTGGCCTTCTTCTCAATCACATCGTCGAACTCGTCTACCCCAACAATCTGACTATCGAGGGAAGCTTCAGTCTGGCATTGTGCGATCCGCTCGCGGGCGTAGGTCGCGTGCTCCCCCCGCTGAAGTACAATGGAAAATTCACGATGGTAGGGTATACCATCCTAACCGATCTTGATTGCTGCTCCGGCAAACGGCGATGGCCAATCTACTCGGTCTCGTTCAAAGTGCTAATCATCAGTGTCGACGAAGGTCAGCCCGGGTACAATCTCCATGTGTTCATGCCCGCTGAGTGGAGCTGGAGCACGCCTAGACAGTTCTTTGGCACTCTGGAGCACGGCGTGCATGTGGCGCCCCAGCAGGCCAACGCCGTCGTGTGCCAAGGCGCGGCACACTGGCTTTTCAGGCGGACGTCAAGCTTTTACACGCTCAGTGTGTGCGCTAAGACTGCCCACATGTCCTTAACAAGGCTCCCAATCACGCCGAACCAAACCGACCTCAACTTGTATAGTGAACCAATGCTTAGTGTCACCAATGACGGGATGCTATCGTTACTTCGTTTGTATAGGAAATTCACCATGCTGGAGATCTGGACATGTCAAGGTGACTATAAAAGTGAGGATGACAACGTGGACCGCTGGTACCGCACAAAGATGATCAAGCTAAAACGACCCACGCAGATTAAGATCGACCTTGTGCGATGCCTGTGTATCGGAGAGATGAGTGGCAAACTGCTGGTCAATGACAATCAAGGTTGTGTGTACATTGCAGACCTCCAAACTGGTGCAATGGAGACGGTCACCGAGTGGTTTCGCGGCAGTGTCCGGAGTGCTATACCCTTTGAGATGGATTGGCCTGCCTACTTCATGTCTAAGTTGGCTGGTGGCAGGATCAAGCGGACTAAACTGGGAGGAGCTATACAGAAAATTGCGAAATCTTTCTGGGGACTAGTAGTTGTGTCAGTAATCTTTGGACCAATTGCTATGAGGTGGGCTTGGGCCTAG
- the LOC123163900 gene encoding protein SRG1-like: MGSMGEARAMMVQELANVLGKPEVPAQYVVRGHHSQQLATAIAAPIPVIDLRSLFTEDGAATNEASKLRAALESWGLFLLSNHGVETTMMDGMMIASREFFKRPLEDKKRYTNLIGGEQFQFEGYGNDQVRSPDQILDWSDRLYLKVEPEDERRIALWPTHPENFRNILHNFTTKCGGVKDDLLRAMAKLLKLDDDNYFVDQLGEKAETNVRCSYYPECPRPELVFGLKPHSDGTVLTLLMVDDSVGGLQVLRDGVWWDVPIVPHTLLVIIGDQTEIMSNGFFKSPVHRVLTNAKKERLSVAVDYSVDHEREIEPSAQLIDEKRPALYMKVKVKDYIAGLYEHFSQGTMVIDTLQI; this comes from the exons ATGGGAAGCATGGGAGAAGCGCGAGCAATGATGGTGCAGGAGCTCGCCAACGTCCTCGGCAAGCCCGAGGTGCCAGCCCAGTACGTGGTGCGCGGGCACCACAGCCAGCAGCTCGCCACAGCCATCGCAGCACCTATCCCTGTCATCGACCTCCGCAGCCTTTTCACGGAAGATGGTGCAGCCACTAATGAGGCATCGAAGCTTCGAGCAGCGCTCGAGTCATGGGGCCTCTTCCTG CTCAGTAACCATGGTGTAGAAACCACCATGATGGATGGCATGATGATTGCTTCGAGGGAGTTTTTCAAGCGGCCACTCGAAGACAAGAAGAGGTACACCAACCTAATTGGCGGTGAGCAATTCCAGTTTGAGGGGTACGGGAACGACCAGGTGAGGTCGCCGGACCAGATCCTAGACTGGTCTGACCGCCTCTACCTCAAGGTGGAGCCCGAGGACGAGCGACGCATTGCCCTCTGGCCAACACATCCTGAAAACTTCAG GAATATTCTGCACAACTTCACGACAAAATGTGGGGGAGTGAAGGACGATCTCCTCCGGGCAATGGCGAAGCTACTGAAGCTTGACGATGACAACTACTTTGTGGACCAGCTCGGGGAGAAGGCTGAAACTAACGTGAGATGCAGCTACTACCCAGAGTGTCCAAGGCCAGAGCTTGTATTTGGTCTCAAGCCTCACAGCGATGGAACCGTTCTTACACTTCTCATGGTCGATGACAGCGTCGGTGGCTTGCAAGTTCTAAGAGATGGGGTGTGGTGGGATGTACCGATCGTACCTCACACACTGCTGGTCATTATAGGAGATCAGACTGAG ATAATGAGCAACGGGTTCTTCAAGAGCCCTGTGCATAGGGTTCTGACAAATGCAAAGAAAGAGAGGCTATCAGTGGCTGTAGACTATTCTGTTGACCATGAGAGAGAAATCGAGCCATCGGCTCAGCTGATCGATGAGAAGAGACCAGCACTGTACATGAAAGTGAAGGTTAAGGACTACATTGCCGGGCTGTATGAACATTTCTCTCAGGGAACGATGGTTATTGATACACTGCAGATATAA